Proteins encoded together in one Lathyrus oleraceus cultivar Zhongwan6 chromosome 5, CAAS_Psat_ZW6_1.0, whole genome shotgun sequence window:
- the LOC127086988 gene encoding serine hydroxymethyltransferase, mitochondrial-like — protein sequence MLIATRAMALRILTSTINKPTSPFSNTASLCRMSFSLSAQVNHKSGPDWIKQLNDPLKVVDPEIDNIIGLEKSRQWKGLELIPSENFTSLSVMQAVGSVMTNKYNEGYPGARYYGGNEYIDMAETLCQKRALETFGLDPVLWGVNVQSLSGSPSNFQVYTVLLKPHERIMALDLPHVGHLSHGYQTDTKKISTVSIFFETTSYRLDESTGYIDYDQMDKSVALFRPKLIVVGASVYARLYDYARIRKVCDKQKAVMLADMAHISGLVAAGVIPSPFDYADVITTTTHTSLCGPHGAMTFFRKGVKEINKKGQEVLYDYEDNLEIPRSRKTEVDDRRQHHKISVSSCD from the coding sequence ATGCTCATAGCAACAAGGGCCATGGCTCTTCGcatactcacctccaccatcaaCAAACCAACTTCACCTTTCTCCAACACCGCTTCTCTCTGTCGCATGTCATTTTCGCTCTCCGCACAAGTGAATCACAAATCTGGCCCCGATTGGATTAAGCAGCTCAACGATCCTCTTAAGGTGGTAGATCCCGAGATCGATAATATAATCGGACTTGAAAAATCTCGTCAATGGAAGGGACTAGAACTTATACCTTCAGAAAATTTTACGTCCTTATCGGTGATGCAAGCAGTTGGATCTGTTATGACGAATAAATACAATGAAGGTTATCCTGGTGCTAGATACTATGGTGGAAATGAGTACATTGACATGGCTGAGACCTTGTGTCAGAAGCGGGCACTGGAAACTTTTGGGTTGGATCCAGTACTATGGGGAGTCAATGTGCAGTCGCTATCTGGATCTCCTTCCAATTTCCAAGTTTACACTGTTTTATTGAAACCTCATGAGAGAATTATGGCACTCGATCTTCCCCATGTTGGGCATCTTTCACATGGATATCAGACTGACACCAAGAAGATATCAACTGTATCTATATTCTTTGAAACAACGTCGTACAGATTGGATGAGAGCACTGGTTATATTGATTATGACCAGATGGATAAAAGTGTTGCACTATTTAGGCCAAAATTAATAGTTGTTGGTGCTAGTGTTTATGCTCGCCTTTATGATTATGCACGTATTCGCAAGGTATGTGATAAACAGAAGGCAGTTATGTTAGCTGATATGGCACACATCAGTGGATTAGTTGCTGCAGGTGTTATTCCCTCTCCTTTTGATTATGCAGATGTTATAACAACCACAACACATACGTCACTTTGTGGGCCACATGGGGCTATGACATTCTTCAGGAAAGGTGTGAAAGAGATAAACAAGAAAGGGCAGGAAGTTCTCTATGACTATGAAGACAACTTGGAAATACCGCGTTCGAGGAAGACGGAAGTGGATGATCGTAGGCAACATCACAAGATATCCGTCAGTTCGTGTGACTGA